The Pelagibacterium halotolerans B2 genome has a segment encoding these proteins:
- the ftsH gene encoding ATP-dependent zinc metalloprotease FtsH, with translation MNGNFRNLAIWLVILFMLLGLFQVFQSSTRTVSTVERTYSQFVSDIDNGRIAEVTIINDTVQGRTNEGTRFEVTIPEGANIVERLESQNVEITARAPEGSPFWSILLSSWLPFIVLIAVWFFFIRQMQGGGRGGAMGFGKSRAKMLTESSGKVTFEDVAGVEEAKQDLEEIVEFLRDPGKFQRLGGRIPRGVLLVGPPGTGKTLLARSVAGEANVPFFTISGSDFVEMFVGVGASRVRDMFEQAKKNAPCIIFIDEIDAVGRQRGAGLGGGNDEREQTLNQLLVEMDGFEANEGIILIAATNRPDVLDPALLRPGRFDRQVVVPNPDVAGRERILKVHVRKVPLAPDVDLKVLARGTPGFSGADLMNIVNEAALLAARRNKRFVTHAEFEDAKDKIMMGAERRTMAMTDEEKKLTAYHEAGHALINLMLVGKLDPIHKATIIPRGRALGMVMTLPEKDSYSFSREKAVARLAMLFGGREAEIYKFGPEKVTSGASGDIQMATNLARSMVMEWGMSEKLGRVRYKSNDQEVFLGHSVTQSQHMSDETAKLIDEEVRKLVEDGELAARTMIRENIDKFETVAQALLEYETLTGDELRGLMDGKQPVRDIDNDNTPKSTGVPKAGKAHKKRGGEEEPDAGLEPQPGT, from the coding sequence ATGAACGGAAATTTTCGGAACTTGGCTATCTGGCTGGTTATCCTTTTCATGCTCTTGGGGCTGTTTCAGGTTTTCCAGTCCTCGACCCGAACCGTTTCGACGGTTGAGCGGACCTACAGCCAGTTCGTGAGCGATATCGACAATGGCCGTATCGCCGAAGTCACGATCATCAACGATACCGTCCAGGGCCGCACCAATGAGGGCACGCGGTTCGAAGTGACGATCCCTGAAGGCGCCAATATCGTCGAGCGGCTGGAAAGCCAGAACGTCGAAATCACGGCCCGCGCGCCGGAAGGCTCTCCTTTCTGGTCGATCCTGCTGTCGAGCTGGCTGCCATTTATCGTCCTGATTGCCGTATGGTTCTTCTTTATCCGTCAGATGCAGGGCGGTGGCCGTGGCGGCGCCATGGGCTTTGGCAAGTCGCGCGCCAAGATGCTCACCGAATCTTCGGGCAAGGTGACGTTCGAGGACGTGGCCGGCGTCGAGGAAGCCAAGCAGGACCTTGAGGAAATCGTCGAATTCCTGCGCGATCCGGGCAAGTTCCAGCGGCTGGGTGGACGCATCCCGCGCGGCGTGCTGCTTGTCGGCCCTCCGGGCACCGGTAAGACGCTGCTGGCCCGTTCGGTGGCCGGTGAAGCCAATGTGCCGTTCTTTACGATTTCGGGTTCGGACTTTGTTGAAATGTTCGTCGGTGTCGGCGCGTCCCGCGTGCGCGACATGTTTGAGCAGGCCAAGAAGAACGCGCCGTGCATCATCTTCATCGACGAAATCGACGCCGTCGGACGCCAGCGCGGCGCCGGGCTCGGTGGCGGCAATGACGAGCGCGAACAGACGCTCAACCAGTTGCTTGTCGAAATGGACGGGTTCGAGGCCAATGAAGGCATCATCCTGATCGCGGCGACCAACCGTCCCGACGTTCTCGATCCCGCGCTGCTGCGTCCGGGCCGTTTCGACCGTCAGGTCGTGGTGCCCAATCCCGACGTTGCCGGTCGCGAACGCATCCTCAAGGTCCACGTCCGCAAGGTTCCCCTTGCGCCCGATGTGGATCTGAAGGTCCTGGCCCGCGGCACGCCCGGTTTTTCGGGTGCGGATCTGATGAACATCGTCAACGAAGCCGCGCTTCTGGCCGCGCGCCGCAACAAGCGGTTCGTGACCCATGCCGAGTTCGAGGACGCAAAGGACAAGATCATGATGGGCGCCGAGCGCCGCACCATGGCCATGACCGATGAGGAAAAAAAGCTCACCGCCTATCACGAGGCCGGTCACGCGCTCATCAACCTGATGCTGGTGGGCAAGCTCGATCCGATCCACAAGGCAACCATCATCCCGCGCGGCCGCGCGCTGGGCATGGTGATGACCCTGCCCGAAAAGGACAGCTATTCGTTCTCGCGTGAAAAGGCCGTGGCGCGTCTGGCCATGCTGTTTGGCGGCCGCGAGGCCGAGATCTACAAGTTCGGCCCTGAAAAGGTTACGTCGGGCGCCTCGGGCGATATCCAGATGGCGACCAATTTGGCCCGCTCGATGGTGATGGAATGGGGCATGAGCGAGAAGCTCGGCCGGGTACGCTACAAATCGAACGACCAGGAAGTGTTCCTCGGCCATTCGGTGACCCAGTCCCAGCACATGTCGGACGAAACCGCCAAGCTGATCGACGAGGAAGTGCGCAAGCTCGTCGAGGACGGCGAATTGGCGGCCCGCACCATGATCCGGGAAAACATCGACAAGTTCGAAACCGTCGCCCAGGCGCTGCTCGAATACGAAACCCTGACCGGTGACGAATTGCGCGGCCTGATGGACGGCAAGCAGCCCGTCCGGGACATCGATAACGACAACACGCCGAAATCGACCGGCGTGCCCAAGGCGGGCAAGGCGCACAAGAAGCGCGGCGGCGAGGAAGAACCCGATGCCGGGCTCGAGCCCCAACCGGGCACCTGA
- the pal gene encoding peptidoglycan-associated lipoprotein Pal has translation MGSTMPLLRFGKGLLLAVLLVAVAACARTPTTGVGNISGDAAGGGGAPGSQQEFLVSVGDRVFFETDSSVLTADAQATLNQQSQWLQQYSQYRIVIEGHADERGTREYNIALGARRATAVVNYLVSRGIPQERLSTVSYGKERPVAICNDISCWSQNRRAVTVLTN, from the coding sequence ATGGGTTCGACCATGCCCCTTCTTCGTTTCGGCAAAGGCCTCCTCCTGGCGGTCTTGCTTGTTGCTGTCGCCGCCTGCGCCCGCACCCCGACCACGGGCGTCGGCAATATCAGCGGCGACGCCGCGGGGGGCGGTGGCGCTCCCGGCAGCCAGCAGGAATTCCTGGTTTCGGTTGGCGACCGTGTCTTCTTTGAAACCGATTCGTCGGTTCTGACCGCCGATGCGCAGGCGACGCTGAACCAGCAGTCCCAGTGGCTGCAGCAATACTCGCAGTACCGTATCGTGATCGAAGGTCACGCCGACGAACGCGGCACGCGTGAATACAACATTGCGCTTGGCGCGCGCCGCGCCACGGCCGTCGTCAATTACCTGGTTTCCCGCGGCATTCCGCAGGAGCGTTTGTCGACCGTTTCCTACGGCAAGGAACGTCCGGTCGCGATCTGCAACGATATTTCGTGCTGGAGCCAGAACCGCCGTGCGGTCACCGTTTTGACAAACTGA
- the tilS gene encoding tRNA lysidine(34) synthetase TilS, whose product MLTSTDMALCGLDPHALFAPVANCQTVGLAVSGGADSLALMLLYAAWSGDRPRAVVYTVDHRLRPEAQAEAAMVVAEAEKPGLTCRSLVWDGPKPSSGKQSAARSARYRLMAKAMAADGAEVLVTAHHLRDQAETVLMRLAHGSGVTGLAGMRDFSVVEGVEVFRPLLGVPAETLATLVARAGLSPVHDPSNADPAYERTRWRNALPALGELGLTPAILGKAGERMARIDAFAARAADEFAEAHMTRDALGVLRIARAALDHADPEIGIRAIDIAVAAVSGARSFALGRIEELAARLASGERFAATLAGARLVAQENAIVIHREAGRHGLPTTSLAPGESVIWDGRFSITASRAGTIVPASGLTRKRFRDLTGKELEGPVAGLRAAPLICDARGEIAAIGCLEIAEGFAVEQIPLTSRAGNCGNRPPGGAVALVSPE is encoded by the coding sequence GTGCTGACATCGACCGACATGGCGCTGTGCGGGCTGGACCCGCATGCGCTTTTCGCGCCGGTCGCCAATTGCCAGACCGTCGGGCTGGCCGTTTCGGGCGGGGCCGATTCGCTTGCGCTTATGCTGCTTTATGCCGCCTGGAGCGGTGATAGGCCCCGCGCAGTGGTCTATACGGTCGACCATCGCCTGCGCCCCGAGGCGCAAGCCGAGGCAGCCATGGTGGTTGCCGAAGCCGAAAAGCCCGGTCTCACCTGCCGGTCCCTGGTCTGGGACGGGCCAAAGCCGTCTTCTGGCAAGCAAAGCGCGGCGCGCAGCGCCCGATACCGTCTGATGGCAAAGGCCATGGCCGCCGACGGTGCCGAGGTGCTGGTGACCGCTCATCATCTGCGTGATCAGGCCGAGACCGTGCTGATGCGCCTCGCCCATGGCAGCGGCGTTACCGGGCTGGCCGGCATGCGGGATTTTTCCGTTGTCGAGGGTGTCGAGGTGTTTCGCCCTCTGCTTGGCGTTCCGGCCGAAACGCTGGCCACGCTCGTGGCGCGGGCGGGACTGTCGCCGGTCCACGATCCGTCCAATGCCGATCCCGCCTATGAACGCACGCGCTGGCGCAATGCGCTGCCCGCGCTTGGCGAACTCGGGTTGACGCCCGCCATTCTGGGCAAGGCCGGCGAGCGGATGGCGCGGATCGATGCCTTTGCCGCGCGCGCCGCCGATGAATTTGCCGAAGCCCATATGACACGCGACGCCCTGGGGGTGTTGCGGATCGCCCGCGCCGCCCTCGATCATGCCGATCCCGAAATCGGAATCCGGGCCATCGACATCGCGGTCGCGGCGGTATCGGGCGCGCGCTCGTTCGCGCTGGGACGCATCGAGGAACTGGCGGCGCGGCTCGCATCCGGCGAGCGGTTTGCAGCAACGCTGGCCGGTGCGCGCCTTGTGGCGCAGGAAAACGCAATCGTGATCCATCGTGAGGCAGGGCGGCACGGCCTGCCCACGACCAGTCTCGCGCCGGGCGAAAGCGTTATTTGGGACGGCCGTTTTTCCATCACGGCCAGCCGCGCCGGAACAATCGTGCCGGCCAGCGGGTTGACCCGCAAACGGTTCAGGGATCTGACCGGCAAGGAGCTTGAAGGACCCGTCGCGGGTCTGCGTGCCGCGCCGCTGATTTGCGACGCGCGGGGCGAAATTGCCGCCATCGGCTGCCTGGAGATTGCGGAAGGGTTTGCAGTAGAGCAAATCCCGTTAACCTCTCGGGCGGGAAACTGCGGCAATCGGCCACCGGGCGGGGCTGTTGCCCTTGTATCGCCCGAATGA
- a CDS encoding biopolymer transporter ExbD yields the protein MGMGVAGGSGGGRRRRRGQRRAMMSEINVTPFVDVVLVLLIVFMVAAPMMTAGVAVDLPQSSAGELQTPRTPIMVSVTPEGEIFVDDEPVVSSALVDAVSALAESTEDRIYVRGDTSASYGTVMDVMGTLSSAGYSRIGLITQQPTADSSGQ from the coding sequence ATGGGCATGGGTGTTGCAGGCGGAAGCGGGGGCGGACGCCGCCGCCGTCGCGGCCAGCGCAGGGCCATGATGAGCGAAATCAACGTCACGCCCTTTGTCGACGTTGTGCTGGTGCTGCTTATCGTGTTCATGGTCGCCGCCCCCATGATGACGGCTGGGGTCGCGGTCGATCTGCCGCAGTCCTCGGCAGGCGAGTTGCAGACGCCACGCACCCCGATCATGGTTTCGGTTACCCCCGAGGGTGAGATTTTTGTCGATGACGAGCCGGTGGTGTCTTCCGCGCTGGTGGACGCCGTTTCCGCGCTCGCGGAATCGACTGAAGACCGGATTTATGTGCGGGGCGACACCTCTGCCAGCTACGGCACCGTGATGGATGTCATGGGCACGCTTTCGTCGGCCGGATATTCGCGCATCGGATTGATCACGCAGCAGCCGACTGCCGACAGTTCGGGGCAATAG
- the tolQ gene encoding protein TolQ, with protein sequence MDAVGSAAAHTDFSPIGLFLMADIVVKLVMLGLLAASIWCWAIIIDKSLKFTRVRSDMNQFEKTFWSGQSLEELYQTLSQRPTSGLAAVFVAAMKEWKRSHEQNASSYLGVQARLDKVLDVAISRESEQLESRLPFLATVGSAAPFIGLFGTVWGIMNAFSSIAASQSASLGVVAGPIAEALFATAIGLVAAIPAVIAYNKLSGDANKLVGRLEGFADEFAAILGRQLEARSRK encoded by the coding sequence ATGGACGCAGTGGGCAGCGCGGCGGCGCATACCGATTTTTCGCCCATCGGCCTGTTTCTGATGGCCGACATCGTCGTCAAGCTGGTGATGCTGGGCCTTCTGGCCGCATCGATCTGGTGCTGGGCCATCATCATCGACAAATCGCTCAAGTTCACCCGCGTGCGGTCGGACATGAACCAGTTCGAAAAGACCTTCTGGTCGGGCCAGTCGCTCGAAGAGCTCTATCAGACGCTCTCCCAGCGCCCCACCAGTGGCCTGGCCGCGGTGTTCGTTGCGGCGATGAAGGAATGGAAGCGATCGCACGAACAGAACGCCTCGAGCTATCTCGGGGTGCAGGCGCGTCTCGACAAGGTGCTCGACGTGGCCATCTCACGTGAAAGCGAGCAGCTCGAAAGCCGGTTGCCCTTCCTGGCAACCGTGGGTTCTGCGGCCCCCTTCATCGGTTTGTTCGGTACGGTCTGGGGCATCATGAACGCCTTTTCGTCCATTGCCGCCTCGCAAAGCGCCAGTCTTGGCGTCGTCGCCGGCCCGATTGCCGAGGCGCTGTTTGCCACGGCCATTGGCCTTGTGGCGGCCATTCCCGCGGTTATCGCCTACAACAAGCTCTCGGGCGATGCCAACAAGCTCGTGGGCCGACTGGAAGGCTTCGCCGATGAATTCGCGGCCATATTGGGCCGCCAACTCGAAGCGCGGAGCCGCAAGTAA
- a CDS encoding cell envelope integrity protein TolA, with protein sequence MRIGTTVSVVGHIAIIGLTLVQLSSVERLDPNMDSAISVDLVPISEFSNIQAGNLQSEIVETETPSAVDTEVEAELAERTGNTEEDQPNPEISDTPSPAPTVETAPAPEPTPEPEPEPEPEPEPTPPPTPAPRPEPTPEPEPAPEPEPVPAPEPVPAPEPEPEPEPEPEPEPVPEPEPEPEPEPEPEPEPEPQPVAPVPPRVTSDVSQLREQFAEAQRQPEPTPNPTPTPQETGSQVSDELADRIGDLINEETSRGATTGAGGQSSLGAASGQSATLTQSEQSALAAAMRRCWTPPPGALSVPGLTVRVLVSLNQDGSVATTEIRSALTDDLMRSTAFAAQRAVERCGPYTMLPAEKYDSWRQVDVTFDPRDL encoded by the coding sequence ATGCGGATCGGGACCACTGTATCGGTCGTCGGCCATATCGCCATTATCGGGCTCACCCTCGTGCAGCTTTCGAGCGTCGAGCGGCTGGACCCCAATATGGATTCGGCGATTTCGGTCGATCTGGTCCCGATTTCGGAATTTTCCAACATTCAGGCCGGCAATCTGCAAAGCGAGATCGTCGAGACCGAAACACCGTCGGCCGTCGATACAGAAGTCGAAGCCGAGCTCGCAGAACGCACCGGCAACACTGAAGAAGACCAGCCCAACCCCGAAATCTCCGACACCCCGTCTCCGGCCCCTACGGTCGAGACGGCGCCGGCACCTGAGCCGACCCCGGAACCCGAACCAGAACCAGAGCCCGAACCCGAACCAACGCCGCCGCCCACTCCGGCGCCGCGTCCCGAGCCCACGCCGGAACCCGAGCCCGCTCCCGAGCCAGAGCCTGTCCCTGCGCCCGAACCCGTGCCAGCGCCTGAACCCGAGCCGGAACCCGAACCAGAGCCGGAGCCCGAACCGGTGCCGGAACCTGAGCCAGAGCCTGAACCCGAGCCGGAGCCAGAGCCTGAGCCAGAGCCGCAACCGGTTGCCCCGGTGCCGCCGCGGGTGACCTCCGATGTTTCGCAATTGCGCGAGCAGTTTGCCGAAGCTCAGCGTCAGCCTGAACCCACGCCCAACCCCACGCCGACGCCACAGGAGACCGGCAGCCAGGTGTCCGACGAACTGGCCGACCGCATCGGTGATCTCATCAATGAGGAAACCTCGCGCGGGGCCACGACCGGCGCCGGCGGGCAGTCTTCATTGGGCGCGGCCAGCGGGCAATCGGCGACGCTTACCCAATCCGAACAGTCGGCACTGGCGGCAGCCATGCGCCGCTGCTGGACACCGCCCCCGGGTGCGCTCAGCGTGCCGGGCCTGACGGTGCGGGTTCTGGTTTCGCTCAACCAGGATGGTTCGGTTGCGACCACCGAAATCCGGTCTGCTCTGACCGACGATCTTATGCGCTCGACCGCCTTTGCCGCCCAGCGGGCCGTCGAGCGGTGCGGTCCCTACACCATGTTGCCGGCCGAGAAATATGATAGCTGGCGGCAGGTGGACGTGACCTTCGATCCGCGCGATCTTTAG
- the tolB gene encoding Tol-Pal system beta propeller repeat protein TolB, which translates to MTRRTALMLGLSGAAMVAASPVLAQLQITVTGGNFTPMPIAIPNFASADAAFGAEVAQVVRNNLTNSGLFRLVDPAGYPAQVGDPNQTPDFPAWRSTGADAVIMADANRSGQIQSSLRLWDTTAGAQVTGKSYGTDASSWRRIAHIASDAVYTGLTGETGYFDSRVVFVAESGPRANRVRRLAIMDQDGANIRYLSDGAQQILTPRMSPDGQSVAYMVLDGSTSSGIFIVNMASGQSQSIGRFGQMSFAPRFSPDGRRLVFSVTNGAVTNIYAMDLAGGQPQQLTTGSAIDTSPSYSPDGQRLTFESDRGGRPQIYVMSAAGGGAERISYGDGSYSTPVWSPKGDLIAFTRQSGGQFSIGIMGPDGSGERILATSYHAEGPTWAPNGRVLMYFRDPGGNDGAQLYSIDIWGRNERRIPTEGFASDPAWGPLLS; encoded by the coding sequence ATGACCCGCAGGACGGCGCTCATGCTGGGCCTTTCGGGCGCTGCCATGGTGGCTGCGAGCCCGGTTCTGGCCCAACTGCAGATCACGGTCACGGGCGGAAATTTTACGCCCATGCCGATAGCCATTCCCAATTTTGCCTCGGCCGATGCCGCGTTCGGGGCCGAGGTGGCGCAGGTCGTGCGCAACAACCTCACCAATTCGGGGCTGTTCCGCCTGGTCGATCCGGCCGGGTATCCCGCCCAGGTGGGCGATCCCAACCAGACGCCGGATTTCCCCGCTTGGCGCTCGACGGGCGCCGATGCGGTGATCATGGCAGACGCCAACCGGTCCGGGCAGATCCAGTCGAGCCTGCGGCTGTGGGACACGACGGCGGGCGCGCAGGTCACCGGAAAATCATACGGTACGGACGCAAGCTCATGGCGGCGGATTGCCCATATCGCGTCCGATGCCGTTTATACCGGCCTGACCGGGGAAACGGGCTATTTCGACTCCCGCGTCGTTTTTGTCGCGGAAAGCGGCCCGCGCGCCAACCGGGTCCGGCGGCTGGCCATCATGGATCAGGATGGTGCCAATATCCGCTATCTCAGCGATGGCGCTCAGCAGATCCTTACCCCGCGCATGTCGCCCGACGGTCAATCGGTGGCCTATATGGTGCTCGACGGCTCCACGTCTTCGGGCATTTTTATAGTGAACATGGCGTCGGGTCAGTCCCAGTCCATCGGTCGTTTCGGACAGATGAGCTTTGCGCCGCGCTTTTCGCCCGACGGGCGCCGGCTGGTGTTCTCGGTCACCAATGGTGCCGTCACCAATATCTACGCCATGGATCTGGCCGGCGGACAGCCTCAGCAACTCACCACGGGTTCGGCCATCGATACGTCGCCATCCTATTCGCCCGACGGGCAGCGCCTTACATTCGAGTCCGACCGTGGCGGACGCCCGCAAATTTACGTGATGTCGGCGGCTGGCGGCGGCGCGGAGCGGATTTCGTATGGCGACGGGTCTTATTCCACACCAGTCTGGTCGCCCAAGGGTGACCTGATCGCCTTTACCCGCCAGTCGGGCGGCCAGTTCTCGATCGGGATCATGGGGCCGGACGGATCGGGTGAGCGCATCCTTGCGACCTCCTACCATGCCGAGGGTCCCACATGGGCACCCAATGGCCGGGTCTTGATGTATTTCCGCGATCCGGGCGGCAATGACGGGGCACAGCTTTACTCCATCGACATCTGGGGCCGAAACGAACGGCGCATTCCCACCGAGGGCTTCGCGTCCGATCCCGCGTGGGGACCGCTCTTGTCCTAA
- the ybgF gene encoding tol-pal system protein YbgF, protein MSRHLMTLAGRWRQGAVIAATAGLLTFSMTVAGQGQGNDLAAMQVRLDQLEEQVRLNSGQIEGLQFQLTQLQSLLERTQEDNEYRFQQLEGGSLGETDAATPSGGETPAERLPQENQSQTEPAPSDQTVIDPLVGDSDIMDGSEIGGEDNLYASDVFAQEQTEQDADDVVLGPPEGELGSTPPSEPLDLSFDPDAIPLEDGDANAQYQAGYDAVVRGEYAFAENQFRQFIESFPDHQQAPDATYWLGETLIQRAAYGEAAEVLLDGFESYPTSTRAPDLLFNLGIALHGAGEFDTACRTYGEVLRRYPESTGAFRDRVIAEQARAGC, encoded by the coding sequence GTGTCGAGACATTTAATGACGCTCGCGGGGCGATGGCGGCAGGGTGCCGTGATCGCCGCAACGGCGGGACTTCTGACTTTTTCCATGACCGTCGCCGGACAGGGGCAGGGCAATGACCTTGCCGCCATGCAGGTGCGTCTCGACCAGCTCGAAGAGCAGGTGCGGCTCAATTCGGGCCAGATCGAGGGCCTGCAGTTCCAACTCACGCAACTCCAGAGCCTTCTCGAGCGCACCCAGGAAGATAATGAATACCGCTTCCAGCAGTTGGAGGGCGGGAGCCTGGGGGAAACTGATGCGGCAACTCCATCCGGAGGCGAGACGCCTGCCGAGCGGTTGCCGCAGGAAAACCAGTCCCAAACCGAGCCGGCCCCGTCCGATCAGACCGTGATCGATCCCCTGGTTGGGGATTCCGACATCATGGATGGCAGCGAAATCGGCGGCGAGGACAACCTCTATGCCAGCGATGTGTTCGCCCAGGAGCAGACCGAGCAGGACGCCGACGACGTCGTCCTTGGCCCACCCGAAGGCGAACTGGGCAGCACACCGCCGTCCGAGCCGCTCGACCTCAGTTTCGATCCCGATGCGATCCCGCTCGAGGACGGCGATGCCAACGCCCAGTATCAGGCGGGCTATGATGCCGTTGTGCGGGGCGAATATGCCTTTGCGGAAAACCAGTTCCGCCAGTTTATCGAGAGCTTTCCCGACCATCAGCAGGCACCTGACGCCACATATTGGCTGGGTGAAACCCTGATCCAACGCGCCGCCTATGGCGAGGCCGCCGAAGTCCTGCTCGACGGTTTCGAGAGCTATCCCACATCAACGCGCGCTCCGGACCTCCTTTTCAATCTCGGCATTGCGCTGCATGGGGCGGGAGAGTTCGATACGGCTTGCCGCACCTATGGCGAGGTGCTGCGCCGCTATCCCGAATCCACCGGTGCGTTCCGTGACCGGGTTATCGCCGAACAGGCGCGGGCGGGGTGCTGA